A portion of the Kribbella jejuensis genome contains these proteins:
- a CDS encoding MFS transporter, producing the protein MSARIYLLGAGAFAVGTSAYVVSGVLPDVSSELHVSLTAAGQLATAFSLSYAIGAPILSTLTGRWERRTLLIAALVLAALGNLIAALAVNYPILIAGRVVAAFGAAVYTPAATLFATSLLPPEERGRAVAIVFGGLTFALVLGVPAGTLLGPTLGYKGVFALITAVAVLVAIVERAALPKVDAPPVVSLRERFAGVTDRRVQIVLAMTVLAVLAAFSVYIYIVPLLKHTAGLTGSVTGLLLLLYGVGAVVGNFLGGRITDRFGSLRTLVVLMLGITAVLATLDLTLTTTAGAGVALVVWGMLTWAFNPPIQNLLLELGGGLLISLNASAIYLGAGLSAVVGGLVIQSLGVGYLPVLASALSLVVVGLVYVLWRDPSLQRVEELERDEDIYVTATAD; encoded by the coding sequence ATGTCCGCACGGATCTACCTCCTGGGCGCCGGCGCGTTCGCGGTCGGCACCAGCGCGTACGTCGTGTCCGGGGTGCTGCCCGACGTCAGCTCCGAGCTGCATGTCTCGCTGACGGCCGCGGGCCAGCTCGCCACCGCGTTCTCCCTGTCGTACGCGATCGGTGCGCCGATCCTGTCCACGCTGACGGGCCGGTGGGAGCGCCGTACCCTCCTGATCGCCGCACTGGTCCTGGCCGCGCTCGGCAACCTCATCGCCGCCCTGGCGGTCAACTACCCGATCTTGATCGCCGGTCGCGTCGTGGCCGCGTTCGGCGCGGCCGTGTACACGCCGGCTGCCACGTTGTTTGCCACCAGCTTGCTGCCACCTGAAGAACGAGGCAGGGCAGTGGCCATCGTCTTCGGCGGACTCACGTTCGCCCTGGTGCTCGGCGTACCCGCCGGCACGCTGCTCGGCCCGACACTCGGCTACAAGGGCGTCTTCGCACTCATCACTGCAGTCGCAGTGCTGGTCGCCATCGTCGAGCGGGCGGCGCTTCCGAAGGTCGACGCACCACCCGTGGTCAGCCTGCGCGAGCGCTTCGCCGGGGTGACGGACCGGCGCGTGCAGATCGTGCTGGCGATGACGGTGCTCGCCGTGCTGGCCGCGTTCAGCGTGTACATCTACATCGTCCCGCTGCTCAAGCACACCGCCGGCCTGACCGGCAGCGTCACCGGACTGCTCCTGCTGCTGTACGGCGTGGGTGCTGTCGTCGGCAACTTCCTCGGTGGTCGCATCACCGACCGATTCGGCAGCCTGCGCACGCTGGTCGTGCTGATGCTCGGCATCACCGCGGTACTGGCCACGCTCGACCTGACGCTCACCACGACGGCAGGCGCCGGCGTGGCGCTTGTGGTGTGGGGGATGCTGACCTGGGCTTTCAACCCGCCGATCCAGAACCTGTTGCTGGAACTGGGTGGAGGCCTGCTGATCTCGCTGAACGCTTCTGCGATCTACCTGGGCGCCGGTCTGTCCGCGGTTGTCGGCGGACTGGTCATCCAGTCGCTCGGCGTCGGCTACCTTCCCGTCCTCGCGTCCGCGCTCTCGCTGGTAGTGGTGGGCCTGGTCTATGTGCTCTGGCGTGACCCGTCGCTGCAGCGCGTGGAGGAGCTGGAGCGTGACGAGGACATCTACGTCACCGCTACGGCTGACTGA
- a CDS encoding ArsR/SmtB family transcription factor, whose product MATKVLPQPERDEIRVDAVLQALGEPVRLIIVRALADNPAGVCCGELELPVTASTRAHHLKTLREAGVISTHTDGTRRVSLLRRDDLEELYPGLLTGVLSAKQ is encoded by the coding sequence ATGGCCACCAAAGTTCTCCCGCAGCCGGAGCGGGACGAGATCCGCGTCGACGCGGTTCTGCAGGCGTTGGGCGAGCCGGTCCGGCTGATCATCGTCCGGGCGCTCGCCGACAATCCGGCCGGCGTCTGCTGCGGGGAACTCGAACTGCCCGTCACCGCGTCCACCCGGGCGCACCACCTGAAGACCCTCCGTGAGGCCGGAGTGATCTCCACCCACACCGACGGCACCCGCCGGGTCAGCCTGCTTCGCCGCGACGACCTCGAGGAGCTCTACCCGGGCCTGCTCACCGGGGTGCTGTCAGCCAAGCAGTAG
- a CDS encoding PQQ-binding-like beta-propeller repeat protein: MVELRARWDDLLPGSASLADDLVGRYVDRNRRAYRDHYLNIVLTALDSLIQLSTDPTSVRLAAWFHRAVHEPGGTPPEDAEASAQLAEELLPRYGVPSIRIAEVARLIRLTGDLAAPPPDSYAPPRRDANGDVLLDAVNAILASDPTRYAVHTAEVRRDAGERKAALEHRYDEVGDLLDGHLYRTQLARQRLGQVARLNLESELAGLDSELPAPWRGWQQAGLTATATFGAISAAVVAIAASGASWQVPTAPDEVGWPTVALAVVSFFSTPVLFRCARSASQRARLIAGTVLAIAVTGLLVAWAQMPKTNEAVGVGLRVPLLISALVLLLVAGAAALVASLLRTRTARFLPARNLGQQLAWLAAPVAIALALLLIVQPLSRSYVLSSNERVEGSARTAGRASPSVLDGTVAWVSDSVVGSGAEEAVGTAYGIAIPRPDGVVEMLDAATGALRWRYSRSDSDDKPVITATGSGEYVLALFADVGYLLLDANTGRRKAAWPSRTRDRFIQQSMPLLTGERDGKLHGVDPSGDERWTYESGACTDLGAIATAETVLAFVTHTCDDQPDELTALDVQTGKKLWTRTSTTSYRRPVVVAGLVVVAEPGGDSDVPAALTAIEPRTGDIRWTWKVPASWSCRTLLNAAGKYLIVVDCPGPSSLENRNTVVTAIDANTGLTAWQTVAPVNPRMKVTVTADGRVISLSRAATGCAVNVISRGGFRQVRLPTGISCGRDPRAVGNLVLTSGANTVIALR; encoded by the coding sequence GTGGTGGAACTCCGGGCGCGCTGGGATGACCTCCTGCCCGGGTCTGCCTCGTTGGCCGACGACCTGGTCGGCAGGTACGTCGACCGCAACCGGCGCGCGTACCGCGACCACTACCTGAACATCGTCCTGACCGCGCTGGACTCGCTGATCCAGCTGTCGACGGATCCCACCAGCGTCCGGCTGGCGGCCTGGTTCCACCGCGCGGTGCACGAGCCCGGCGGTACTCCGCCGGAGGACGCCGAGGCATCGGCCCAGCTGGCCGAGGAGCTGCTCCCGCGGTACGGCGTACCGTCGATCCGGATCGCCGAGGTCGCGCGGCTGATCCGGCTGACCGGCGACCTCGCGGCGCCACCGCCGGACTCCTACGCGCCACCGCGCCGGGACGCGAACGGCGACGTACTGCTCGACGCCGTGAACGCGATCCTTGCCTCGGACCCGACCCGGTACGCCGTCCATACGGCCGAAGTACGACGCGACGCCGGCGAACGGAAGGCCGCGCTCGAGCACCGCTACGACGAGGTGGGCGACCTCCTCGACGGACACCTGTACCGCACGCAGCTGGCCCGCCAGCGGCTCGGCCAAGTCGCACGGCTCAACCTGGAGTCAGAGCTCGCCGGGCTGGACAGTGAGTTGCCCGCGCCGTGGCGAGGCTGGCAGCAGGCCGGGCTGACCGCCACTGCCACCTTCGGCGCCATCTCGGCCGCCGTGGTGGCGATCGCTGCCTCCGGAGCGTCCTGGCAGGTGCCAACCGCACCGGACGAGGTCGGCTGGCCCACTGTCGCGCTGGCAGTGGTCTCGTTCTTCAGCACACCAGTACTGTTCCGCTGCGCCCGCAGCGCAAGCCAGCGCGCTCGCTTGATCGCAGGGACCGTCCTGGCCATCGCCGTCACCGGACTGCTCGTCGCTTGGGCGCAAATGCCCAAGACGAACGAGGCTGTCGGCGTCGGTCTCAGGGTGCCGTTGCTGATCTCCGCACTGGTCCTGCTGCTCGTAGCCGGCGCAGCCGCCCTGGTGGCTTCACTCTTGCGTACGCGGACCGCCCGCTTCCTCCCAGCGCGCAACCTCGGTCAGCAACTCGCTTGGCTCGCCGCGCCGGTCGCCATCGCTCTCGCCCTCCTCCTGATCGTCCAGCCGCTCTCCCGTAGCTACGTGCTCTCCTCCAACGAGCGGGTCGAGGGCTCGGCCCGTACAGCCGGCCGAGCCAGCCCATCGGTTCTCGACGGTACGGTCGCCTGGGTGAGCGACTCGGTCGTCGGGAGCGGCGCGGAGGAAGCCGTCGGTACGGCGTACGGCATCGCCATCCCCCGCCCGGACGGGGTCGTGGAGATGCTCGACGCGGCCACGGGCGCGCTGCGCTGGCGATACAGCCGCTCCGACTCCGACGACAAGCCCGTGATCACAGCCACTGGCAGTGGCGAGTACGTACTGGCCCTGTTCGCCGATGTCGGATACCTGCTCCTCGACGCGAACACAGGCCGGCGCAAGGCCGCCTGGCCCAGCCGGACGCGGGACAGGTTCATCCAGCAGTCCATGCCACTGCTGACCGGTGAACGCGACGGCAAGCTGCACGGGGTCGACCCGAGCGGCGACGAGCGCTGGACGTACGAGTCCGGCGCTTGCACCGACCTCGGCGCGATCGCCACCGCCGAGACCGTGCTCGCCTTCGTCACCCATACCTGCGACGACCAGCCCGACGAGCTCACGGCGCTGGACGTCCAGACCGGTAAGAAGCTGTGGACCAGGACGTCCACCACCAGCTACCGGCGCCCGGTCGTCGTAGCCGGCCTGGTCGTCGTGGCGGAGCCCGGCGGCGACTCCGACGTACCAGCGGCATTGACTGCGATCGAGCCGCGGACAGGCGACATCCGGTGGACCTGGAAGGTTCCGGCGTCCTGGTCGTGCCGGACGCTGCTCAACGCGGCCGGGAAGTACCTGATCGTCGTGGACTGCCCGGGGCCGAGCAGTCTCGAGAACCGGAACACCGTGGTCACCGCGATCGATGCGAACACCGGCCTGACCGCCTGGCAGACCGTGGCTCCGGTGAACCCACGGATGAAAGTCACGGTCACGGCGGACGGCCGCGTCATTTCGCTGAGCCGGGCGGCCACGGGCTGCGCCGTGAACGTGATCAGCCGCGGCGGCTTCCGCCAGGTCCGGCTACCGACCGGAATCTCCTGCGGCCGCGACCCACGCGCGGTCGGCAACCTGGTCCTCACGTCCGGCGCCAATACAGTGATCGCCCTGCGCTAG
- a CDS encoding PQQ-binding-like beta-propeller repeat protein, which translates to MDLRDQWNRLLPHAQPLGEDLLARYAEQHRHYHNQQHLTEVLTTIDELAEYAEDADTVRLAAWFHDAIYDPQADPGENEEVSAQLAELELAAYGVDADRVAEIGRLVRLTAKHDCAEDDRNGAVLCDADLRILSLPQVRYDEYAAGIRQEYEHVADRDFARGRMSFLRTLSETRLYVTPRGHEEWERPARENLDREVGSLGPRAARKIGGLIPVIYFGASVGAVVASSVLLGRGLGAAAKWPADPSDIGGFPVWAPIAGTAIAAALTCAWFRRSQRLVTVPAIVFAAVGLIAIGVCWWRWPAAQPGAAMSERWPYLLLASVALVLAGALLALARRLRLAPPYAQAPPRWVGVGATAICGALLAWIVVSAGEPFVQARLETANTVSTTTTIQPTQQPVQLDGTLAWSREVPAMGAITGTAGGVAELREDGVVMSDAATGQIRWRYSRADVQDAASSGSRGLVVSADGQILAAHLPRSEYREPAGISLPTYAVLNAVTGQVLTEVDTDGTALAVDSDQLLVAEGNYVVSHGVSSPTHWRTQVRCTVTQGQLVADQAVVVDACAGNGAVVRGLDLKTGVQKWEVDLGAKIDLSAELDPSTWVGELVTVPDTREVSGLIWTGAAGGTLYQWSVDTGTGNLLWTTPVPGTPRPRLGSSSCDAQLAATHASLVLITCRTGNDSGQPQTYDVSSSSPADGTPQWHHLLQVPPKLQHPEYPRDGFALLPDGRVVTLMPQPNGSCSPVLIGTTGIQARPILSGGNTQTVAKSEAVTCDKPAVTVAATRPIFSDGTRLFALN; encoded by the coding sequence ATGGACCTGCGCGACCAGTGGAATCGCCTGCTGCCGCACGCGCAGCCGTTGGGCGAGGACCTGCTGGCTCGTTACGCAGAGCAACATCGCCACTATCACAACCAGCAGCACCTCACCGAGGTACTGACCACGATCGACGAGCTGGCCGAGTACGCCGAGGACGCGGACACGGTCCGGCTGGCGGCCTGGTTCCACGACGCGATCTACGACCCGCAGGCCGACCCCGGCGAGAACGAGGAGGTCTCGGCCCAGCTGGCCGAGCTCGAGCTGGCGGCGTACGGCGTGGACGCCGACCGGGTCGCGGAGATCGGGCGGCTGGTCCGGCTGACCGCCAAGCACGACTGTGCCGAGGACGACCGGAACGGCGCGGTGCTGTGCGACGCCGACCTGCGCATCCTCAGCCTGCCGCAGGTGCGGTACGACGAGTACGCGGCCGGCATCCGGCAGGAGTACGAGCACGTCGCCGACCGGGACTTCGCCCGGGGGCGGATGTCGTTCCTGCGGACGCTGAGCGAGACCCGGTTGTACGTGACTCCCAGAGGTCATGAGGAGTGGGAGAGACCGGCCCGGGAGAACCTCGACCGGGAGGTCGGCTCTCTGGGCCCTAGGGCGGCCCGGAAGATCGGCGGGCTGATCCCGGTCATCTACTTCGGAGCCTCCGTCGGCGCGGTCGTCGCGTCGTCCGTCCTGCTCGGCCGCGGCCTCGGCGCCGCTGCCAAGTGGCCGGCCGACCCGTCCGACATCGGCGGCTTCCCGGTCTGGGCCCCCATCGCCGGTACCGCGATCGCGGCCGCCCTGACGTGTGCGTGGTTCCGCAGGTCGCAGCGGCTGGTCACGGTTCCTGCCATCGTCTTCGCTGCTGTCGGCCTGATTGCGATCGGCGTGTGCTGGTGGCGCTGGCCGGCCGCGCAGCCCGGTGCAGCCATGTCGGAGCGCTGGCCGTACCTCCTGCTCGCTTCGGTGGCTCTGGTACTCGCGGGTGCGTTGCTGGCGCTCGCGCGGCGGCTACGACTCGCGCCACCGTACGCGCAAGCTCCTCCGCGGTGGGTGGGTGTCGGCGCCACCGCGATCTGTGGAGCGCTGCTCGCGTGGATCGTGGTCTCCGCGGGCGAGCCGTTCGTACAGGCCCGGCTGGAGACGGCCAACACCGTCAGCACGACCACCACCATCCAGCCGACGCAGCAGCCCGTACAGCTCGACGGAACGCTCGCGTGGAGCCGTGAGGTCCCGGCGATGGGAGCCATCACCGGTACCGCAGGCGGCGTCGCAGAGCTGCGCGAGGACGGGGTCGTGATGTCCGACGCGGCCACCGGCCAGATCCGCTGGCGGTACTCGCGGGCCGACGTACAGGACGCCGCTTCCAGTGGCTCCCGGGGCCTCGTGGTGTCAGCGGACGGTCAGATCCTCGCTGCACACCTCCCGCGGTCGGAGTACCGCGAGCCCGCGGGCATCAGCCTGCCGACGTACGCCGTACTGAACGCCGTGACCGGACAGGTGCTGACCGAGGTCGACACCGACGGGACCGCGCTGGCTGTGGACTCGGACCAACTCCTCGTGGCGGAAGGGAACTACGTCGTCTCCCACGGTGTGAGCAGCCCGACGCACTGGCGGACCCAGGTCCGGTGCACTGTGACACAGGGCCAGCTCGTCGCCGACCAGGCCGTCGTAGTGGATGCCTGTGCCGGCAACGGCGCCGTCGTCCGCGGTCTGGACCTCAAGACCGGCGTCCAGAAATGGGAGGTCGACCTCGGCGCCAAGATCGACCTGAGCGCCGAGCTGGACCCGTCGACGTGGGTCGGCGAGCTGGTCACCGTACCGGACACCCGTGAGGTCTCCGGGCTGATCTGGACCGGTGCGGCCGGCGGCACGCTCTACCAGTGGTCCGTCGACACCGGCACGGGCAACCTCCTGTGGACAACACCCGTGCCCGGGACACCGCGCCCGCGGCTCGGCTCGTCCTCGTGCGACGCACAGCTTGCTGCCACGCACGCGTCGCTCGTACTGATCACCTGCCGGACCGGGAACGACTCAGGACAGCCGCAGACGTACGACGTCTCCTCGTCGAGCCCTGCGGACGGTACGCCGCAGTGGCATCACCTGCTGCAGGTACCGCCGAAGCTGCAGCACCCGGAGTACCCGCGGGACGGGTTCGCGCTGCTGCCGGACGGGCGGGTCGTCACGCTGATGCCACAGCCGAACGGAAGCTGCTCGCCGGTGCTCATCGGTACCACCGGTATCCAGGCGCGGCCGATCCTGTCCGGTGGGAACACCCAGACGGTGGCCAAGTCCGAGGCCGTCACCTGCGACAAACCGGCCGTCACCGTAGCCGCCACCCGCCCCATCTTCTCCGACGGCACCCGCCTCTTCGCCCTGAACTGA
- the tuf gene encoding elongation factor Tu yields MAKSQFVRTKPHLNIGTMGHVDHGKTTLTAAITKVLAERDPKVNRFVAFDGIDRAPEEMQRGITINISHVEYETATRHYAHVDMPGHADYVKNMITGAAQVDAAILVVSAQDGAMPQTREHVLLARRVGVPYLVVALNKADTVDDPELLDLVELEVRELLAEYGFPGDDVPVVRVSGLKALEGDPQWAAAIGELLDAIDDYVPVPDRELGEPFLMPIENVLTISGRGTVVTGAVERGSLKLGDAVEVVGLGPTVTSTAIGMETFGKSLESADAGDNAAVLLRGVKRDEVRRGQVVALPGSVRPHRKFRANLHALSTAEGGRHTPFAADYRPQFYFRTTDVSGGIDLGDIALVMPGDTIELGVELEKPIAIEVGLGFAVREGGHTVAAGTVTDLLD; encoded by the coding sequence ATGGCCAAGAGCCAGTTCGTGCGGACCAAGCCGCACCTCAACATCGGCACGATGGGTCACGTCGACCACGGCAAGACCACACTCACAGCGGCGATCACCAAGGTGCTCGCCGAGCGCGACCCGAAGGTGAACCGCTTCGTAGCCTTCGACGGCATCGACCGGGCCCCGGAGGAGATGCAGCGCGGGATCACGATCAACATCTCGCACGTCGAGTACGAGACCGCCACCCGGCACTACGCGCACGTCGACATGCCCGGGCACGCCGACTACGTCAAGAACATGATCACCGGCGCCGCCCAGGTGGACGCCGCGATCCTGGTCGTCTCCGCGCAGGACGGCGCGATGCCGCAGACGCGGGAGCACGTACTGCTCGCCCGCCGCGTCGGCGTGCCGTACCTCGTGGTCGCGCTGAACAAGGCCGACACCGTCGACGACCCGGAGCTGCTCGACCTGGTCGAGCTGGAGGTCCGTGAACTCCTCGCGGAGTACGGCTTCCCCGGCGACGACGTACCGGTCGTCCGCGTGTCCGGCCTGAAGGCGCTCGAGGGCGACCCGCAGTGGGCCGCCGCGATCGGCGAGCTGCTGGACGCGATCGACGACTACGTGCCGGTACCGGACCGTGAGCTCGGCGAGCCGTTCCTGATGCCGATCGAGAACGTGCTCACGATCAGCGGTCGCGGCACGGTGGTCACCGGTGCGGTCGAGCGCGGTTCGCTGAAGCTCGGCGACGCGGTCGAGGTGGTCGGCCTCGGCCCGACGGTGACCAGTACGGCGATCGGCATGGAGACGTTCGGCAAGTCGCTGGAGTCCGCGGACGCGGGCGACAACGCGGCGGTGCTGCTGCGTGGCGTGAAGCGCGACGAGGTCCGTCGCGGCCAGGTGGTGGCGTTGCCGGGCAGCGTGCGGCCGCACCGGAAGTTCCGGGCGAACCTGCACGCGCTGTCCACCGCCGAGGGTGGGCGGCACACGCCGTTCGCCGCGGACTACCGACCGCAGTTCTACTTCCGCACCACGGACGTGTCCGGCGGGATCGACCTGGGTGACATCGCCCTGGTGATGCCCGGCGACACGATCGAGCTCGGGGTGGAGCTGGAGAAGCCGATCGCGATCGAGGTCGGCCTCGGCTTCGCGGTGCGCGAAGGCGGCCACACGGTCGCCGCCGGCACCGTGACCGACCTGCTCGACTGA
- a CDS encoding DUF4031 domain-containing protein, whose protein sequence is MILIDPPAWPAWNRIWSHLVSDESYEELHAFAKAAGIPPRGFDRDHYDVPSDRYDDLVEAGAVPVSSRELVERLIASGLRHRKRPSTG, encoded by the coding sequence ATGATCCTCATCGATCCGCCCGCCTGGCCGGCCTGGAACCGGATCTGGTCGCACCTGGTCAGCGACGAGTCCTACGAGGAACTGCACGCGTTCGCGAAGGCCGCGGGCATCCCGCCCCGCGGCTTCGACCGCGACCACTACGACGTACCCAGCGACCGGTACGACGACCTCGTCGAGGCCGGCGCCGTACCGGTGTCCAGCCGCGAGCTGGTCGAGCGGCTGATCGCTTCCGGTCTCAGACACAGGAAACGGCCCTCAACGGGTTGA
- a CDS encoding copper homeostasis protein CutC — translation MGSLLEIIALHPADAEAAQEGGADRLELCASMEADGLCPSVSTVSAIRRVTDLPLRVMLRLENSFTTNGADLNRLTAMAQSFLAAGADGFVLGFLTPDNQVDVESVGQLVSTFPGTPWTFHRAIDAVLEQPRAWRALRTLPGLDCVLTAGSSIGVGHGLDDLCKLAKDDPGVAGVMMAGGGLQPEHIPWLYQSGVRRFHVGSSVRQDGSWTKAYVNSRFVRSWRNLLDAQDARE, via the coding sequence ATGGGTTCGTTGCTGGAGATCATCGCCTTGCATCCGGCGGATGCGGAGGCGGCTCAGGAGGGTGGGGCGGACCGGCTGGAGCTGTGCGCCTCGATGGAGGCGGACGGGTTGTGCCCTTCGGTGTCGACGGTCAGTGCGATCCGTCGCGTCACCGACCTGCCGCTGCGGGTGATGCTGCGGCTGGAGAACTCGTTCACCACCAACGGCGCCGACCTCAACCGGCTGACCGCGATGGCGCAGTCGTTCCTGGCAGCGGGCGCCGACGGGTTCGTCCTCGGGTTCCTGACACCCGACAACCAGGTGGACGTCGAGTCGGTCGGCCAGTTGGTCAGCACCTTCCCCGGTACGCCGTGGACGTTCCACCGCGCGATCGACGCTGTGCTCGAGCAGCCCCGCGCCTGGCGTGCACTCCGTACGCTGCCCGGCCTGGACTGCGTACTCACCGCGGGCTCGTCCATCGGCGTCGGGCACGGCCTGGACGACCTGTGCAAGCTCGCCAAGGACGACCCCGGAGTGGCCGGCGTGATGATGGCGGGCGGCGGACTGCAGCCTGAGCACATCCCGTGGCTGTACCAGAGCGGCGTACGCCGGTTCCACGTCGGTTCGTCGGTGCGCCAGGACGGCTCGTGGACGAAGGCGTACGTGAACTCCCGCTTCGTCCGCTCCTGGCGGAACCTGCTCGACGCCCAGGACGCCCGCGAATGA
- a CDS encoding LacI family DNA-binding transcriptional regulator, translating to MAGVTLKTVAKAVGVSPSTVSNAYNKPDQLSTALRERILATAQELGYAGPDASARALRSGKAGAVGVLFTDKLAYAFSDPYAVGFLAGLAEVAEEFSTSLLLMPLSSTDIAGGSNAVQQAAIDAAAIFCVPGGHPALEILANRGIPAVSTDRGDHPDLSWVAIDEVEAAAQLGEHLARLGHRDVVVLVDNAQAAGGRPVELTLDEVGYTDCELRIRGLQKAMPDARLRIVSGGHNAFASGLRGAEYVLDSQDRPTAIVGLSDVQALGALEAMKVRGLVPGRDLSLAGFDDIPAAAAAGLTTVRQPIKDKGRAVGRILLDPATTERQQLMPTQLIVRSSSGPAPRH from the coding sequence ATGGCCGGCGTGACGCTGAAGACCGTGGCGAAGGCCGTGGGCGTCTCACCGTCGACGGTCTCGAACGCCTACAACAAACCCGACCAACTCTCCACCGCGCTGCGCGAGCGCATCCTCGCCACCGCCCAGGAGCTCGGGTACGCCGGACCCGACGCCTCCGCGCGCGCCCTGCGCAGCGGGAAGGCGGGCGCGGTCGGGGTGCTGTTCACCGACAAACTGGCCTACGCCTTCTCGGACCCGTACGCGGTCGGCTTCCTCGCCGGTCTCGCGGAGGTCGCCGAGGAGTTCTCGACCAGCCTGCTACTGATGCCGCTGAGTTCCACCGACATCGCCGGCGGCAGCAACGCCGTGCAGCAGGCGGCGATCGACGCGGCGGCGATCTTCTGCGTACCGGGTGGCCATCCGGCGCTGGAGATCCTCGCGAACCGCGGCATTCCCGCGGTGTCGACGGACCGGGGCGACCACCCTGATCTGTCCTGGGTCGCGATCGACGAGGTCGAGGCGGCCGCGCAACTGGGCGAGCACCTGGCCCGGCTCGGTCACCGCGACGTCGTCGTTCTCGTCGACAACGCACAGGCCGCCGGCGGCCGGCCGGTGGAGCTGACCCTCGACGAGGTCGGGTACACCGACTGCGAGCTGCGGATCCGCGGTCTGCAGAAGGCGATGCCGGACGCCCGGCTGCGAATCGTCTCCGGCGGGCACAACGCGTTCGCTTCCGGGCTGCGCGGAGCCGAGTACGTACTCGACTCACAGGACCGGCCGACCGCGATCGTCGGGCTGAGCGACGTCCAGGCGCTCGGCGCGCTGGAGGCGATGAAAGTCCGGGGGCTGGTCCCCGGTCGCGATCTGTCCCTCGCCGGCTTCGACGACATCCCGGCCGCGGCCGCCGCCGGGCTGACGACGGTACGGCAACCGATCAAGGACAAAGGACGCGCGGTCGGACGGATCCTGCTGGATCCCGCCACCACCGAGCGCCAGCAACTGATGCCGACCCAGCTGATCGTCCGCTCGAGCAGCGGACCCGCACCTCGGCACTGA
- a CDS encoding MFS transporter: MTSDVPSPAHLGARAAYAAFAAFAAFGIFWGAWGAALPALRTEAGVSEGQLGTALLFVGLGALPSMACTGRAVDRFGLRVAAWLLAALAGAGLLITASADGAVLLIIGMLVVGAASGAADVAINTLAGRAEHATAKPLLTRSHGLFSVGVVVASLSTGALLGTGLPLLVAFAVVAAVMLALAMTVQLTSTSLQIPVRNKDSGARMEAREEPAGARLSTGLLRRISPTSPLLVVGLVAALAYAVENAHQSWGAVMLTDVFTASPQLAAAAPATFAATAALARLSLAPLSRSHPTAMLLGGGTLATVGSAVLATAPAVTVALAGLVLAALGTATLFPTLLSRSLRGTDPAEHGRATSKVATTAYLGFLLGPAYVGLLADSSDLRGALVGVALLALVFTVAAAPISAWAARRVHTPG, encoded by the coding sequence ATGACTTCAGACGTGCCGAGTCCAGCTCACCTCGGTGCTCGGGCCGCCTACGCGGCGTTCGCGGCGTTCGCTGCGTTCGGGATCTTCTGGGGCGCCTGGGGAGCTGCCCTGCCGGCGTTGCGCACGGAGGCCGGGGTCAGCGAAGGCCAGCTTGGTACTGCTCTTCTCTTCGTCGGACTCGGGGCGTTGCCGTCGATGGCCTGCACCGGACGCGCGGTGGACCGCTTCGGGCTCCGCGTGGCGGCATGGCTGCTGGCGGCACTGGCCGGTGCCGGCCTTCTCATCACTGCCAGTGCCGACGGAGCAGTGCTGCTGATCATCGGGATGCTCGTGGTCGGCGCCGCCTCTGGTGCTGCGGACGTGGCCATCAACACGCTGGCTGGGCGCGCAGAGCACGCCACCGCCAAGCCACTGCTCACACGTTCCCACGGCCTGTTCTCCGTAGGCGTGGTCGTCGCCAGTCTGTCCACCGGCGCACTCCTGGGTACGGGACTGCCGCTACTGGTGGCCTTCGCCGTGGTCGCGGCGGTGATGCTTGCCCTCGCAATGACAGTCCAGCTGACGAGCACGTCGCTGCAGATTCCAGTTCGCAACAAGGACTCCGGCGCCCGCATGGAGGCCCGTGAGGAGCCTGCCGGCGCTCGGCTCTCAACGGGCCTGCTGCGCCGGATCAGCCCGACCTCACCACTGCTGGTCGTCGGGCTGGTCGCTGCCTTGGCCTACGCCGTCGAGAACGCCCATCAGAGCTGGGGGGCCGTGATGCTCACCGACGTCTTCACGGCCTCACCCCAGCTGGCGGCCGCAGCTCCAGCGACGTTCGCCGCTACCGCCGCCCTTGCGCGCCTCAGCCTGGCGCCGCTCTCCCGTAGTCACCCCACCGCAATGCTGCTCGGCGGAGGCACTCTGGCCACCGTAGGCAGCGCGGTGCTGGCCACGGCCCCCGCGGTCACTGTGGCGTTGGCCGGGCTAGTGCTGGCTGCCCTGGGCACCGCGACGCTGTTCCCCACGCTGCTCAGCCGCAGCCTGCGCGGCACCGACCCCGCGGAGCACGGCCGGGCCACCTCGAAGGTCGCCACCACTGCCTACCTGGGCTTCCTGCTTGGCCCGGCCTACGTAGGCCTGCTGGCCGACAGCAGCGACCTTCGCGGCGCACTGGTCGGCGTTGCTCTACTTGCCTTGGTTTTCACCGTGGCAGCAGCGCCGATCAGCGCCTGGGCTGCGAGAAGAGTGCACACCCCTGGATGA